A genomic stretch from Neomonachus schauinslandi chromosome 16, ASM220157v2, whole genome shotgun sequence includes:
- the PPM1N gene encoding probable protein phosphatase 1N, translating to MAAFARLLERLLWPARKKQESEEEEEEGHRNQHGPRLLLDAPRCVQRPHGGAAASCGLRFGASAVQGWRAYMEDAHCAWLELPGLPPGWAFFAVLDGHGGTRAALFGARHLPGHVLEALGPAPGEPEGVRGALRRAFLSADAQLRALWPRGEPGGSTAVALLVSPRFLYLAHCGDSRAMLSRAGAVAFSTEDHRPLRPRERERIHNAGGVIRRRRLEGSLAVSRALGDFAYKGAPGRPPELQLVSAEPEVTALARQGEDEFLLLASDGVWDAMSGAALAGLVASRLCVGLAPELLCAQLLDTCLCKGSLDNMTCILVCFPGAPRPCEEAIRKELALDAALGRRVAELCSSAQEPPSLNTVFWTLASEDIPDLPSGGGLYCKAAVLAEAYSQLCQAPGRNWQKGPNGAGKPTGTHSDSSLDLKP from the exons ATGGCTGCCTTTGCCCGCCTGCTGGAGCGTCTCCTCTGGCCAGCTCGCAAAAAACAGGagtcagaagaggaagaggaggaggggcacaggaaTCAGCATGGGCCTCGGTTGCTCCTGGACGCGCCGCGATGCGTCCAGCGGCCGCACGGGGGTGCGGCCGCGTCTTGTGGCCTGCGCTTCGGGGCGAGCGCTGTGCAAGGCTGGCGCGCGTACATGGAGGACGCGCATTGCGCTTGGCTCGAGCTGCCCGGGCTACCGCCAGGCTGGGCATTCTTTGCGGTCCTCGACGGCCACGGCGGGACGCGAGCTGCCCTCTTCGGCGCGCGCCACCTGCCGGGCCACGTGCTCGAGGCACTGGGCCCAGCGCCTGGCGAACCCGAGGGAGTGCGCGGGGCGCTACGCCGAGCCTTTCTGAGCGCAGACGCACAGCTGCGTGCGCTCTGGCCTCGGGGCGAGCCGGGGGGCTCCACAGCCGTGGCGTTGCTCGTCTCCCCGCGATTTCTGTACCTGGCGCACTGCGGTGACTCCCGAGCGATGCTGAGTCGCGCCGGCGCCGTGGCCTTCAGCACCGAGGACCATCGGCCTCTCCGGCCCCGGGAACGGGAGCGCATCCACAACGCGGGAGGCGTCATCCGCCGCCGGCGTCTCGAAGGCTCTCTGGCAGTATCCCGAGCGCTGGGCGACTTTGCTTACAAAGGGGCTCCGGGAAGGCCCCCTGAGCTGCAGCTCGTTTCCGCGGAACCTGAGGTGACCGCCCTGGCTCGCCAGGGCGAGGACGAGTTCTTGCTATTGGCCTCCGACGGTGTGTGGGACGCGATGTCTGGCGCTGCCCTGGCGGGACTGGTGGCATCGCGCCTCTGCGTGGGCCTGGCCCCGGAGCTTCTCTGCGCGCAGCTACTGGACACGTGTCTGTGCAAG GGTAGCCTGGACAACATGACCTGCATCCTGGTCTGCTTCCCCGGGGCCCCCAGGCCTTGTGAGGAGGCCATCAGGAAGGAGCTAGCGCTGGACGCAGCCCTGGGCCGCAGGGTCGCCG AGCTGTGTTCCTCTGCTCAGGAGCCCCCCAGCCTGAACACGGTTTTCTGGACTCTGGCCTCGGAGGACATCCCAGATTTACCTTCTGGGGGAGGGCTGTACTGCAA GGCTGCTGTCCTTGCTGAAGCTTATTCTCAGCTCTGCCAGGCCCCAGGACGCAACTGGCAG AAGGGCCCGAATGGGGCTGGAAAGCCCACTGGCACCCATTCAGACTCTTCCTTGGACTTGAAGCCCTGA